From one Suicoccus acidiformans genomic stretch:
- the murC gene encoding UDP-N-acetylmuramate--L-alanine ligase, with translation MNRDTIYHFIGIKGSGMSALALILHGEGYQVQGSDVGKYFFTQQELENQQVPMFEFDAANIKEGLTVIVGNAFGDDHPEVQRAQDLDLPLYRYHDFLGKLIENYTSIAVTGSHGKTSTTGLLSHVLSHLAPTSYLIGDGTGFGDETASYFALEACEYRRHFLAYQPDYAIITNVDFDHPDYYRSIEDVFVAIETFASQASKGIVACGEDEYLRTLNIDVPTYYYGFNEAFDIYATNIQRTTDGSNFDVVIDGQTFGHFHLPAYGEHNILNALAVIGVLNLEGFEANMIAEYVATFQGVKRRFATREVHGLTLIDDYAHHPSEIRATIDAAKQKYPDRQIVAIFQPHTFSRTVALLHEFAESLNQADDVYLVDIFNSARESQGTVTIDDLAALIEAEVDIISADHLSPLMAYDDAVILFMGAGDIDHLSKQFEQAYSQLHPTKL, from the coding sequence ATGAATCGTGATACAATTTATCATTTCATCGGAATCAAAGGCTCAGGGATGAGTGCCCTGGCGCTCATTCTGCATGGAGAAGGCTATCAAGTCCAAGGAAGTGACGTTGGCAAATACTTCTTTACCCAGCAAGAATTAGAGAACCAGCAGGTGCCGATGTTCGAATTCGATGCAGCCAATATCAAAGAAGGCCTCACTGTCATTGTAGGAAATGCTTTTGGTGATGATCATCCAGAAGTGCAACGTGCCCAAGATTTAGATTTACCATTGTACCGCTACCATGATTTTCTCGGTAAATTGATTGAGAACTATACTAGTATTGCCGTCACCGGCTCACACGGCAAAACCTCAACCACTGGCTTATTGTCACATGTCTTAAGCCATTTGGCACCGACGAGTTATCTTATTGGGGATGGAACTGGCTTTGGTGATGAAACAGCGTCTTATTTCGCTTTGGAGGCGTGTGAATATCGACGTCATTTCTTAGCCTACCAACCGGACTATGCGATTATCACGAATGTGGATTTTGATCATCCGGATTATTATCGTTCCATTGAGGATGTCTTTGTTGCGATTGAGACCTTTGCAAGTCAAGCAAGTAAGGGCATTGTAGCTTGCGGTGAAGATGAGTATTTGCGCACATTAAATATAGATGTGCCCACTTATTATTACGGTTTTAACGAAGCTTTTGATATTTATGCGACTAATATCCAGCGGACGACTGATGGGTCAAATTTCGACGTGGTGATTGACGGGCAAACCTTTGGCCATTTCCACTTGCCAGCTTATGGGGAGCATAATATCCTGAACGCCTTGGCCGTTATTGGCGTCTTGAATCTTGAAGGCTTTGAGGCGAATATGATTGCTGAGTATGTGGCAACCTTCCAAGGGGTGAAGCGCCGTTTCGCGACACGTGAAGTTCATGGCTTAACGTTGATTGATGACTATGCCCATCATCCCTCGGAAATTCGCGCCACCATTGATGCAGCTAAGCAGAAATATCCGGACCGCCAAATTGTAGCGATTTTCCAACCGCATACCTTCTCAAGGACGGTTGCCTTATTGCACGAATTTGCGGAATCGCTCAATCAAGCGGACGATGTTTACTTGGTGGACATCTTTAATTCGGCTCGCGAATCTCAAGGGACTGTGACGATTGATGATTTGGCTGCTTTAATTGAAGCAGAAGTAGATATTATCTCAGCCGATCACTTGTCTCCATTGATGGCTTACGATGATGCGGTTATTCTATTTATGGGAGCCGGGGACATTGATCACTTATCCAAGCAATTTGAGCAGGCATATAGTCAGTTGCATCCAACTAAATTATAA
- the polA gene encoding DNA polymerase I, which yields MAKRTILLVDGSSLAFRSFYSILDLERFKNANGLHTNALFSFNRMLDNVLAQFEPTHVLVAFDKGSKTFRTDKYADYKGGRDKAPGEFKEQMPYFPILLDAYGIRQYSLENYEADDIIGTLAHQAETEDEVIVLSGDKDLTQLADEHVTVYITRKGVSELEAYTPASIQETMGIQPRQIIEMKGLMGDSSDNYPGVTRIGEKTALKLIRSYDSVAELYERIDELKPSKMKENLVNEKDIALMSRDLAEIRQDAPVEISLEETKREEKDVEALVDFYREMNFNSFLENLTQEPGLSLPAVEESADLPEYTLQSVDIIETEMLPEKSSLLIEHLLENYHEGTPIGLAWTDPQAHVVYVADFEGALQQDDFRAWLADETKAKVTKDSKAAEVLVHRFGGELNGVSFDVDIASYLLDTHNSDQLADMLKDASLPAFVQYDDIVYGKGAKQAVPETEVLHEHLKTKAMALDLLEAPQIERLKAVEMEDLYRSIELPLSDVLAQMEMIGIKVDGAILQERNELLLERLAEMEEEIYELAGERFNINSPKQLGVILFEKLDLPVIKKTKTGYSTAAGVLEKLVNAHPIIAKIMDYRQVAKLQSTYLSSLPEYIQADGRIHTRFDQTLTQTGRLSSSDPNLQNIPTRLEEGRKIRQAFIPTEPDWQFFGADYSQIELRVLAHISQDEHMLQAFRDGEDIHETTARRVFNLPEAEVVTKDMRRQAKAVNFGIVYGISDYGLSQNLNIPRKDAKEFIETYFAKFPGVAKYMEEIVALAKEQGYVSTLFQRRRYLPDIKASNFNVRSFAERTAMNSPIQGTAADIIKLAMIRLQEALDEQDLRSRILLQVHDELILEGPAEEMEILSELVPKVMESAADLDVPLLVEYDQGNTWYDI from the coding sequence ATGGCAAAGCGAACGATATTGTTAGTGGATGGGAGTAGCTTAGCTTTCCGGTCCTTTTATTCGATTTTGGATTTGGAGCGCTTTAAGAATGCGAATGGTTTACATACCAATGCGCTTTTTAGCTTTAATCGAATGTTAGATAATGTCTTGGCTCAGTTTGAACCGACGCATGTTCTGGTTGCGTTTGATAAAGGGTCTAAGACTTTTCGTACGGACAAATATGCGGATTATAAAGGGGGCCGCGACAAGGCACCTGGCGAGTTTAAGGAGCAGATGCCTTATTTCCCAATCTTGCTTGATGCGTATGGTATTCGGCAATACAGTTTAGAAAATTATGAAGCGGATGACATCATTGGAACTTTAGCTCATCAAGCAGAGACTGAAGATGAGGTCATTGTGCTTTCGGGAGATAAGGATTTGACCCAATTGGCGGATGAGCATGTGACCGTTTATATTACGCGTAAAGGGGTTAGTGAATTAGAGGCTTATACTCCTGCATCTATTCAGGAAACGATGGGGATTCAACCACGCCAAATTATTGAAATGAAGGGCTTGATGGGAGATTCTTCAGATAACTATCCTGGGGTTACCCGAATTGGCGAGAAGACGGCACTCAAATTGATCCGAAGTTATGACAGTGTCGCAGAACTTTATGAGCGCATTGATGAATTAAAGCCATCGAAGATGAAGGAAAACCTTGTTAATGAGAAGGACATTGCCTTGATGAGTCGCGACCTGGCCGAAATCCGCCAAGATGCGCCGGTGGAAATTTCCTTGGAGGAAACCAAGCGTGAAGAAAAGGACGTAGAAGCCTTAGTAGACTTCTACCGTGAGATGAATTTCAATAGTTTCTTGGAGAATTTAACGCAAGAACCGGGGCTTAGTTTGCCTGCAGTTGAAGAGAGTGCGGATTTGCCGGAGTATACATTGCAATCGGTGGATATAATTGAAACGGAAATGTTGCCTGAAAAGTCGAGCTTACTTATTGAGCATTTACTGGAGAATTATCATGAAGGCACCCCGATTGGTTTGGCTTGGACTGATCCCCAGGCACATGTTGTATATGTGGCGGACTTTGAAGGAGCGCTGCAGCAAGACGACTTCCGAGCATGGTTGGCAGATGAGACGAAGGCGAAAGTAACTAAAGATAGCAAAGCAGCTGAAGTTCTCGTACACCGCTTTGGTGGCGAATTGAACGGGGTAAGTTTCGATGTGGATATTGCCAGTTACTTACTTGATACGCATAATAGTGACCAGTTAGCTGATATGCTCAAAGATGCATCGCTACCAGCTTTTGTCCAATATGATGACATAGTTTATGGTAAAGGGGCCAAGCAAGCAGTGCCTGAAACTGAGGTTCTTCACGAGCATTTGAAGACGAAGGCCATGGCCTTGGATTTACTGGAAGCCCCTCAAATTGAGCGTTTGAAGGCTGTGGAAATGGAGGATTTGTATCGCTCGATTGAATTGCCATTGAGTGATGTATTGGCTCAAATGGAAATGATCGGTATTAAAGTTGATGGAGCTATTCTCCAGGAACGTAATGAACTTCTACTCGAGCGTCTGGCTGAAATGGAAGAAGAAATCTATGAATTGGCCGGGGAGCGCTTTAACATAAATTCACCGAAGCAGTTGGGGGTGATTCTGTTCGAGAAATTAGACCTGCCGGTTATTAAGAAGACGAAGACCGGCTACAGTACCGCAGCGGGTGTATTAGAGAAATTAGTCAATGCGCATCCGATTATTGCAAAGATTATGGATTACCGCCAAGTTGCTAAATTACAAAGCACTTACCTTTCTAGCTTACCGGAATATATTCAAGCCGATGGACGCATCCATACCCGCTTCGATCAGACCTTAACTCAGACTGGGCGTTTGAGTAGTTCTGACCCTAACTTGCAGAATATTCCTACTCGCTTGGAAGAAGGCCGTAAGATTCGCCAAGCTTTTATTCCAACGGAACCAGATTGGCAGTTTTTCGGGGCGGATTACTCGCAAATTGAATTGCGGGTACTAGCTCATATTAGTCAGGACGAGCATATGCTTCAGGCCTTCCGCGATGGGGAAGATATTCATGAGACGACTGCTCGGCGGGTGTTCAACTTGCCAGAAGCAGAAGTAGTCACCAAGGACATGCGTCGCCAAGCTAAGGCCGTGAACTTTGGAATTGTCTATGGTATTAGTGACTATGGCTTGTCACAAAACTTGAATATTCCTCGCAAAGACGCTAAGGAATTTATCGAAACTTACTTTGCGAAATTCCCAGGAGTGGCTAAATACATGGAAGAAATTGTGGCCTTGGCCAAAGAACAGGGCTATGTGAGTACGCTATTTCAAAGACGTCGTTATTTACCAGATATTAAGGCCAGCAACTTTAATGTGCGTTCTTTTGCTGAACGGACGGCTATGAATTCACCGATTCAAGGAACGGCCGCCGATATTATTAAGTTAGCGATGATTCGCCTGCAGGAAGCGCTTGACGAACAAGACTTAAGGTCGCGCATATTGCTGCAGGTGCATGACGAGTTAATCTTGGAAGGGCCAGCTGAGGAAATGGAAATCTTGAGTGAGTTGGTACCTAAAGTGATGGAATCGGCTGCGGATCTGGATGTGCCGCTTTTAGTGGAGTACGATCAAGGCAATACGTGGTATGATATTTAG
- the mutM gene encoding DNA-formamidopyrimidine glycosylase, producing MPELPEVETARRGLAELVEGKVLAKVVITWPRIIHTDQPLEEWAERLVGQRIHHVNRRGKYLIFELDQDALLSHLRMEGKYRYFSSDDQPEEVSVHVHVRFYFTDGSQLHYQDVRKFGRMELLPLSEVDDFFIRKGLGPEPTEASFDLATFSEGLNKHQKAIKLVLLDQKVVAGLGNIYVDEVLFRACVHPARPSNSLTQAEVESLHQAIIVVMAEATAAGGTTIRTYENTFGQPGHYQDYLQVYAKAGEACPRCGSSIEKIKLGQRGTHFCPNCQVLL from the coding sequence ATGCCAGAATTACCAGAAGTTGAAACCGCCCGGCGAGGCTTAGCTGAGTTGGTTGAAGGGAAGGTCTTGGCCAAGGTGGTCATTACCTGGCCCCGGATTATCCATACGGATCAGCCACTAGAGGAATGGGCCGAGCGTCTTGTGGGCCAAAGGATTCATCATGTGAATCGGCGTGGTAAATACTTAATATTCGAGCTTGATCAAGATGCCTTGCTATCACATTTGCGCATGGAGGGGAAATACCGCTATTTTAGCTCAGATGATCAGCCTGAAGAGGTGTCAGTCCATGTACATGTGCGTTTCTATTTCACGGACGGAAGTCAGTTGCACTATCAAGATGTGCGCAAGTTTGGGCGGATGGAATTGCTTCCTTTGAGCGAAGTGGATGACTTTTTCATCCGGAAAGGGCTAGGGCCAGAACCGACGGAAGCAAGCTTTGACTTGGCAACTTTCTCTGAGGGTCTCAATAAGCATCAGAAGGCAATTAAGCTGGTTCTGTTGGACCAGAAAGTGGTTGCGGGACTGGGCAATATTTATGTGGATGAAGTACTGTTTCGTGCTTGTGTTCATCCGGCCAGACCCAGCAACAGTCTGACCCAGGCTGAAGTAGAGAGCTTACATCAAGCGATTATAGTAGTGATGGCTGAGGCTACTGCAGCCGGTGGGACGACGATTCGTACCTATGAGAATACTTTTGGTCAACCAGGGCATTATCAAGATTATTTACAAGTATACGCTAAAGCTGGTGAAGCGTGTCCACGTTGTGGCAGTTCGATAGAGAAAATCAAATTAGGGCAAAGAGGTACACATTTTTGTCCGAATTGTCAAGTTTTGTTATAA
- the coaE gene encoding dephospho-CoA kinase (Dephospho-CoA kinase (CoaE) performs the final step in coenzyme A biosynthesis.) — translation MYAVVITGSIATGKSTVSAYIQQLGYPLLDTDVLARVVVEPGHQGLAQLVERFGPEILQADGQLDRAALGEMLFGNPAVQAEVNAILHPLIAEEVQRGLARLEAAGEPLVFIDVPLYYETKADFPGDEVWVVYTPEAMQLERLIERNHLTEAQARSRMASQLSIEVKRTYADVVIDNSGSLTQTYQQVDEQIQRIQT, via the coding sequence ATGTATGCGGTTGTCATTACAGGAAGTATTGCGACAGGGAAATCTACTGTTTCAGCTTATATTCAGCAATTAGGCTATCCGCTCTTGGATACGGATGTGTTGGCACGCGTAGTGGTTGAGCCGGGACATCAAGGTTTAGCACAGTTGGTGGAGCGCTTTGGTCCAGAGATTTTGCAAGCAGATGGGCAGTTAGACCGAGCTGCCTTAGGTGAAATGCTCTTTGGTAATCCGGCAGTTCAAGCGGAGGTTAACGCTATCTTGCATCCTTTAATTGCTGAGGAGGTTCAGCGTGGCTTAGCGCGACTTGAAGCAGCTGGAGAGCCTCTTGTCTTTATTGATGTACCCTTATATTATGAAACCAAGGCAGACTTTCCTGGTGATGAGGTTTGGGTTGTTTATACCCCGGAAGCAATGCAGTTAGAACGACTCATCGAGCGCAATCACTTAACCGAAGCACAAGCTAGAAGCCGTATGGCTAGCCAACTATCTATCGAAGTTAAACGCACTTATGCTGATGTAGTGATTGATAATTCCGGCAGTCTAACTCAGACTTACCAGCAAGTTGACGAACAGATACAACGCATTCAAACATAA
- the nrdR gene encoding transcriptional regulator NrdR, with the protein MLCPKCHQNDSKVVDSRPIDGGQSIRRRRECLNCGFRFNTFERTEVAPLLVIKRDGTREEFKHDKLLRGIIRSAEKRPITHEQMSELASKVENKIREHNVYEVQSKDIGEYVMPLLMELDEVAYIRFASVYREFQSKEMFLRELESMDTQQDQSSE; encoded by the coding sequence ATGCTGTGTCCGAAATGCCATCAAAATGATTCCAAAGTTGTCGATTCCCGCCCAATTGACGGCGGTCAAAGTATTCGTCGCCGTCGTGAGTGCTTAAATTGCGGTTTTCGCTTTAATACCTTTGAGCGGACAGAGGTTGCCCCACTCCTTGTGATAAAGCGCGATGGAACGCGTGAAGAATTCAAACACGACAAACTACTGCGCGGGATTATCCGCTCAGCTGAAAAGCGTCCGATAACGCATGAGCAGATGAGTGAATTAGCCAGTAAAGTGGAGAATAAAATTCGTGAGCATAATGTCTATGAAGTACAAAGCAAGGATATAGGCGAATACGTTATGCCTCTTTTGATGGAATTAGATGAAGTGGCCTATATTCGCTTCGCCAGTGTTTACCGAGAGTTTCAGTCAAAAGAAATGTTCTTGCGCGAATTAGAATCCATGGACACACAGCAAGATCAATCATCGGAGTGA
- a CDS encoding DnaD domain protein: MNVQPLQPFEIAYPYDQTVSYASLTQCYQPIVGGFAISLYLTLLHLPAQRRRYQHTDLMQQMDSNLQVIEASRQALEAVGLLDSYRDEASHEKVQQQTYLYQLYAPKTIPAFLQDALLSTALYEKIGDQRFQELMEANFPQEDPANLAKVSRSFQQQFKAASPRGRQEVQAMQKALHQAEAQQTLSFDYSKYLKLLIADGIDHAQLTQHLKEEVLALTQVYGLDEVQMAQLTKLAYNHITKRLEIEQLKAIVQQRQSSVAYVNASGEAQQEESTDFKETQVKRLKELKDSYPNFKEETYQLILLAEHLPKDAFLKQTKKALDGFATDNELYYIKELSERTNLNEAVINILVYYLLVIQKNPNVYKNSLQRFANEWQQQNIQSAPQALIYIQDKEIKRQKQQERRQQSYANRRQPYQEVVPEWMKEAQKAQSDNGASHSANVYEQIDEEELLKELNELMGEGDRDAKDW, encoded by the coding sequence ATGAATGTACAACCCTTGCAACCTTTCGAGATTGCCTATCCTTATGACCAGACGGTGTCTTATGCTTCTTTAACCCAGTGCTATCAACCAATTGTTGGTGGTTTTGCGATTAGTTTGTATTTGACACTTTTGCATTTGCCGGCACAAAGAAGACGTTACCAGCATACGGATTTAATGCAGCAGATGGATAGTAATTTGCAAGTGATTGAAGCGAGCCGACAGGCTTTAGAAGCTGTCGGCTTGTTAGATAGTTACCGGGATGAGGCCTCGCATGAAAAGGTGCAGCAACAAACTTATCTCTATCAGCTCTACGCCCCGAAGACAATCCCGGCTTTTCTTCAGGATGCTTTGTTAAGTACCGCTCTTTACGAGAAGATAGGTGACCAGCGTTTTCAAGAATTAATGGAGGCCAATTTCCCACAGGAAGACCCGGCAAATTTAGCTAAAGTTAGCCGAAGTTTTCAGCAGCAATTTAAAGCCGCTAGCCCAAGGGGGCGCCAGGAAGTTCAAGCGATGCAGAAGGCCTTGCACCAAGCTGAGGCCCAACAAACCTTGTCTTTCGATTATAGTAAGTACTTGAAATTATTAATAGCCGACGGGATAGATCACGCTCAATTGACCCAGCATTTGAAAGAAGAGGTGCTGGCTTTAACCCAAGTTTATGGCTTGGATGAGGTACAGATGGCGCAATTGACCAAATTAGCCTATAATCACATAACAAAGCGCTTGGAAATAGAGCAATTAAAAGCGATTGTTCAACAAAGGCAAAGCAGTGTCGCTTATGTCAATGCTTCCGGTGAAGCGCAGCAGGAAGAGTCCACAGATTTCAAAGAAACCCAAGTCAAACGCCTGAAGGAACTGAAAGATAGTTATCCTAACTTCAAGGAGGAAACCTATCAACTCATTCTTTTGGCGGAGCATTTACCGAAAGATGCTTTTCTCAAGCAAACGAAGAAGGCCCTGGACGGTTTCGCCACGGATAATGAGCTCTATTACATTAAGGAATTGTCCGAGCGGACGAATTTAAACGAAGCGGTCATTAATATTCTGGTTTATTACTTACTGGTCATTCAGAAGAATCCGAATGTCTATAAGAACTCCTTGCAAAGATTTGCCAATGAATGGCAGCAGCAGAATATTCAATCGGCTCCTCAAGCCCTTATTTATATTCAAGACAAGGAAATTAAGCGTCAAAAACAACAAGAACGACGCCAGCAATCCTATGCCAACCGTCGCCAACCTTATCAAGAAGTTGTGCCGGAGTGGATGAAGGAAGCGCAGAAAGCTCAGTCCGACAATGGAGCTTCTCACTCAGCAAATGTCTATGAGCAGATTGATGAGGAAGAATTACTGAAAGAATTAAATGAATTAATGGGAGAAGGTGATAGGGATGCAAAGGATTGGTAA
- the dnaI gene encoding primosomal protein DnaI codes for MQRIGNILEQLERNNPHAVNLQQTWQDILNYPPIHDFIQAHQAELSQEMIENSRSKLNEFKREHEAKERGEEGQNPGFTPELILNGNYIDVTYVPTETYYRWKAEQVRHSLLDNRMMSRDVRQATLRDFYVNTPQRQYLLKQSMDFLHAYEKEPYATQALYIHGSFGVGKTYLLGALANYLVDRLEKHVTMIHYPTFTSQIKNAIQSGTVQQTIDEIRKVDVLMIDDIGAEANTAWVRDEVLNNILEYRMKESLATFFTSNFSMEILETHLAKTKDSIDTGKAMRIMERIRYLAHEVEFNGENLRQAKRQGN; via the coding sequence ATGCAAAGGATTGGTAATATATTAGAACAACTGGAACGAAATAATCCCCATGCAGTGAATTTACAGCAAACTTGGCAAGATATTCTAAATTATCCACCGATTCATGACTTTATCCAAGCCCATCAAGCTGAACTGAGTCAGGAAATGATTGAGAATAGTCGCTCTAAGCTCAATGAGTTTAAACGCGAACATGAAGCAAAAGAACGTGGTGAAGAAGGACAAAATCCTGGCTTCACTCCAGAGTTAATCCTTAATGGCAATTATATTGATGTAACCTATGTGCCTACCGAAACGTATTACCGTTGGAAGGCAGAGCAAGTTCGCCATAGTCTATTGGATAATCGTATGATGTCCCGTGATGTACGTCAGGCAACCTTGCGTGATTTCTATGTCAATACCCCTCAGCGACAGTACTTATTAAAGCAGTCGATGGATTTTCTCCATGCTTACGAGAAAGAACCGTACGCCACCCAAGCTCTCTATATCCACGGCAGCTTCGGAGTAGGCAAGACCTATCTTCTGGGGGCGTTGGCCAATTATTTAGTCGATCGCCTTGAAAAGCATGTGACGATGATTCATTATCCAACCTTCACTTCTCAGATTAAGAATGCAATTCAATCAGGAACCGTACAGCAGACCATTGACGAAATTCGCAAAGTAGATGTATTGATGATTGATGACATTGGTGCGGAAGCCAATACTGCTTGGGTCCGCGATGAAGTGTTGAATAATATTCTTGAGTATCGTATGAAGGAGTCGCTGGCTACCTTCTTTACATCTAATTTCTCAATGGAAATCTTAGAGACACATTTGGCTAAAACTAAAGATAGCATTGACACTGGAAAAGCGATGCGTATTATGGAGCGTATCCGCTATCTTGCCCATGAAGTGGAATTCAACGGCGAAAACTTGCGCCAAGCTAAGCGCCAAGGCAATTAA
- the thrS gene encoding threonine--tRNA ligase, whose protein sequence is MSNITLTFPDGNTKEFNQGVTVSEVAGSISKSLQKAALAGKLDGEVIDFHEPIEHDGHIEILTDKSEEALALLNHSAAHLLAHALKRLYPDIHFGVGPAIENGFYYDTDKENPITEEELPKIEKEMKKIVSQNYPIEGREVSREEALEIFQDDPYKIELINDLPEDERISVYTQGEFTDLCRGGHVPSTGKIKVFKLLSLAGAYWRGDSNNKMMQRVYGTAFFKQADLDAYLEMRKEAQERDHRKLGKELDIFMISQEAGSGLPFWLPKGATIRRVIERYIMDKEIELGYEHVYTPVMAKTDLYKTSGHWDHYHEDMFPPMDMGDGEMLVLRPMNCPHHMLIYKNDIHSYRELPIRIAELGMMHRYEKSGALSGLQRVREMTLNDAHIFVRPDQIKEEFTRVLKLIEEVYRDFNITDYRFRLSYRDPEDTEKYFDDDEMWETAQSMLKEAMDDLGLDYFEAEGEAAFYGPKLDVQMKTAIGLEETMSTVQLDFLLPERFDLTYVGEDGQNTHRPVVIHRGVVSTMERFVAYLIEEYKGAFPTWLAPVQAIVLPISTEAHADRVEEIYHELRANGLRAEMDLRNEKLGYKIREAQTSKIPYQLVIGDQEVADGTVNIRRYGSQKQETMPLADFIQAIRADIATKSRPVEGAEAEA, encoded by the coding sequence ATGTCTAATATTACCTTAACGTTTCCTGATGGAAATACGAAAGAATTTAACCAAGGTGTCACGGTCAGTGAAGTCGCTGGATCAATTTCTAAATCCTTACAAAAAGCGGCCCTTGCCGGCAAACTGGATGGCGAAGTGATTGACTTTCATGAGCCGATTGAACACGATGGGCACATTGAAATCTTAACCGATAAAAGCGAAGAAGCCCTTGCTTTGTTAAATCACTCCGCAGCCCACTTACTAGCTCATGCTTTGAAGCGTTTATATCCCGACATTCACTTTGGCGTAGGACCAGCAATTGAGAACGGCTTCTACTATGATACCGATAAAGAAAACCCTATTACTGAAGAGGAATTGCCAAAAATCGAGAAAGAAATGAAGAAAATCGTTTCACAAAACTATCCGATTGAAGGCCGTGAAGTTAGCCGCGAAGAGGCCTTAGAAATCTTCCAAGATGATCCTTATAAGATTGAACTTATTAATGATTTGCCGGAAGATGAACGAATCAGTGTTTACACCCAAGGGGAGTTTACGGATTTATGTCGGGGCGGCCATGTTCCTTCCACAGGGAAAATTAAAGTCTTTAAATTATTGTCCTTGGCCGGTGCTTACTGGCGCGGCGATTCGAATAATAAGATGATGCAAAGGGTCTACGGAACAGCATTCTTTAAGCAAGCAGACTTGGATGCCTATCTTGAGATGCGCAAGGAAGCTCAAGAACGCGATCACCGTAAATTAGGTAAAGAACTTGATATCTTTATGATTAGTCAAGAAGCCGGCTCAGGCTTGCCTTTCTGGTTACCGAAAGGGGCAACCATCCGCCGAGTTATCGAGCGCTATATTATGGACAAGGAAATAGAATTAGGCTATGAACACGTCTATACACCTGTTATGGCAAAGACAGACTTGTACAAAACTTCAGGCCACTGGGATCACTATCATGAAGACATGTTCCCACCAATGGATATGGGTGACGGAGAGATGTTGGTTTTACGCCCGATGAACTGCCCGCACCATATGTTAATTTACAAGAATGATATTCACTCATACCGTGAACTGCCAATTCGTATTGCGGAGCTGGGCATGATGCACCGCTATGAGAAATCCGGTGCCTTATCTGGCTTACAGCGGGTACGTGAGATGACTTTGAATGATGCACATATCTTCGTTCGTCCGGATCAAATCAAGGAGGAGTTTACCCGGGTCTTGAAGTTGATTGAAGAAGTATACCGTGACTTTAACATTACAGATTACCGCTTCCGCTTAAGTTACCGTGACCCTGAAGATACGGAGAAATACTTCGATGACGATGAAATGTGGGAGACAGCCCAAAGTATGCTCAAAGAAGCCATGGATGATTTAGGCTTGGATTACTTTGAAGCAGAAGGTGAAGCGGCTTTCTACGGACCGAAACTGGATGTGCAAATGAAGACAGCGATTGGTCTAGAAGAAACGATGTCGACTGTCCAGTTAGACTTCTTATTACCAGAGCGTTTCGATTTGACTTATGTGGGCGAAGATGGACAGAATACGCATCGCCCGGTAGTTATTCACCGCGGTGTCGTATCTACAATGGAACGTTTCGTGGCTTACTTAATTGAAGAATATAAAGGTGCCTTCCCAACCTGGCTCGCACCTGTCCAAGCAATTGTGCTACCAATTAGCACAGAGGCACACGCGGACCGTGTGGAGGAAATTTACCATGAATTGAGAGCTAATGGGCTGCGCGCTGAGATGGACTTGCGTAACGAGAAGTTGGGCTATAAGATTCGTGAAGCGCAAACCTCTAAGATTCCTTATCAACTCGTTATCGGTGACCAGGAAGTGGCGGATGGCACGGTTAATATTCGTCGCTACGGCTCGCAAAAACAAGAAACGATGCCACTAGCGGACTTTATCCAAGCGATTCGAGCAGATATTGCCACTAAAAGTCGTCCAGTAGAGGGTGCTGAGGCAGAGGCGTAG